The following are encoded together in the Pseudomonas sp. IB20 genome:
- a CDS encoding protease inhibitor Inh/omp19 family protein, translating into MPRFSHLIACASQVLFVSAGAHAMASSLVLPTTAQLAGHWQLHQQDQVCALDLLDQPNALAGDVVCAEQWLGDKPLTWLPTPDGIWLMNAQGTGIIHLNREKDGEYKGHTASIPEVVLQRTP; encoded by the coding sequence ATGCCGCGTTTTTCTCATTTGATCGCCTGTGCTTCGCAGGTGTTGTTCGTGTCGGCAGGAGCCCATGCAATGGCTAGCAGTCTTGTTTTACCCACCACCGCCCAGTTGGCCGGCCACTGGCAGTTGCACCAGCAGGATCAGGTGTGCGCGCTGGACCTGTTGGACCAGCCGAACGCGCTGGCCGGTGATGTCGTCTGCGCTGAACAATGGCTGGGGGATAAACCCCTGACTTGGTTGCCGACCCCGGACGGCATCTGGCTGATGAATGCCCAAGGCACCGGCATTATCCATTTAAATCGTGAAAAAGACGGTGAATATAAAGGCCACACGGCGTCGATACCGGAAGTTGTGCTGCAACGAACACCTTAA
- a CDS encoding APC family permease, translating into MSASHAPNGVLKPTLSVFDVVAITVSAVTPASSVFVIAPFAIQQAGSGVFLAFVMAALLALMFAFCYAELGRAHNSAGGEYVYAKRVFGGMAGYATFLTVLVMLLFIPPVLATGAATYLNTALGTQFDSQTVALVIVVCSYALGILNIKLNAWITGTCLLLEVAALLVIVFIGFGNPVQPASVLFEPQIVENGVLHLAPWALVVGAVGIGLFSYNGYGPAVLLAEDMKCGGRGVHKAVLWSLGLVVVIELVPIAALLIGAPSLSAMISSPDPIGYLLTSHGNETLSRLVSAGIFLSVFNAIVAIVIQIGRVVFSSGRDALWTPRINTLFTRIHPRWDSPWLATLFLAVPSALLSFSSNLADLTSFSVLLIMLVYLVVALSALMSRVLLRDREHPYRMPLWPLPALLAVLGAGYLLVTLIAAASMRDIMIIIGLLALSVILYCISGRSSPAYQKL; encoded by the coding sequence ATGAGTGCTTCCCACGCGCCAAATGGCGTGCTCAAACCCACCCTAAGCGTTTTTGATGTAGTGGCCATCACCGTTTCCGCGGTCACGCCGGCCAGTTCCGTGTTCGTGATTGCGCCGTTTGCCATCCAGCAAGCGGGCAGCGGTGTATTCCTCGCGTTTGTGATGGCCGCCTTGCTCGCGCTGATGTTCGCTTTCTGTTACGCCGAACTGGGCCGCGCGCACAACAGCGCCGGCGGTGAGTATGTGTACGCCAAGCGGGTGTTTGGCGGCATGGCCGGTTATGCGACCTTTTTGACCGTGCTGGTGATGTTGCTGTTTATCCCACCGGTCTTGGCCACGGGCGCCGCGACCTACCTGAACACTGCCCTGGGGACCCAATTCGACTCACAAACCGTCGCTTTGGTGATCGTGGTGTGCAGCTACGCCTTGGGCATCCTCAATATCAAGCTCAATGCCTGGATCACCGGCACGTGCTTGCTGCTGGAAGTCGCGGCGTTGCTGGTAATCGTGTTTATCGGCTTCGGTAATCCGGTACAGCCGGCCAGCGTGCTGTTTGAGCCGCAAATCGTCGAAAACGGCGTGTTGCACCTGGCGCCGTGGGCGTTGGTGGTCGGTGCCGTCGGCATCGGCCTGTTCTCGTACAACGGTTACGGCCCGGCCGTATTGCTGGCCGAAGACATGAAGTGCGGCGGCAGAGGCGTGCACAAGGCCGTGCTGTGGTCACTGGGGTTGGTGGTGGTGATCGAGCTGGTACCGATCGCCGCGCTGTTGATCGGCGCGCCCTCGCTGAGCGCGATGATCAGCAGCCCGGACCCCATCGGTTACCTGCTGACCAGCCATGGCAATGAAACCTTGTCGCGCTTGGTCAGCGCGGGGATCTTCCTCTCCGTGTTCAACGCGATTGTGGCTATCGTTATCCAGATTGGCCGCGTGGTGTTCAGCAGTGGCCGCGACGCGCTGTGGACGCCGCGCATCAACACACTGTTTACGCGGATCCACCCGCGCTGGGACTCGCCGTGGCTGGCGACACTGTTCCTGGCGGTTCCCTCGGCGCTGCTGAGTTTCAGCTCCAACCTGGCGGACCTGACCTCGTTCAGTGTGTTGCTGATCATGCTGGTGTACCTGGTGGTGGCGCTGAGCGCGCTGATGAGCCGGGTGTTGCTGCGTGATCGCGAGCATCCCTATCGCATGCCGTTGTGGCCGTTGCCGGCTTTGCTGGCCGTGCTGGGCGCGGGCTACCTGTTGGTGACCCTGATTGCTGCGGCGTCCATGCGCGACATCATGATCATCATCGGCTTGCTGGCGTTGTCGGTGATTTTGTATTGCATCAGTGGCCGGTCGAGTCCGGCGTATCAGAAATTGTAA
- a CDS encoding polyamine ABC transporter substrate-binding protein: protein MKAIALLPLMLVASISQAAETVKIYNWSDYIAPDTTKNFQKETGIGFTYDVYDSNETLDGKLMTGKSGYDVVFPSNHFMARQIQGGALKKLDKSQLPNWKNLNPVLLKALENNDPGNTHGFPYLWGSTGIGYNIDKVKAVLGDNAPVDSWDLIFKPENMAKLQKCGVAILDNGPELLPAALNYLGLPHHSKKAEDYKKAEDLLMKVRPYVAYFHSSKYTADLANGDICVAVGFSGDILQAESRAKEAKNGVNIGYNIPKEGAAIWFDMVAMPADAPNEKAGYAFMNYLLRPDVMASITNYVHYANGNAAADSLVDPAIMSDTKVYPTPAMMGKLFALEAMPLNIDRIRTRVWNTIRTGR from the coding sequence ATGAAAGCCATTGCCCTGTTGCCCTTGATGTTGGTGGCCTCTATCAGCCAGGCCGCCGAGACGGTGAAGATCTACAACTGGTCGGACTACATCGCGCCGGATACCACCAAGAACTTCCAGAAAGAAACCGGCATCGGTTTCACCTACGACGTGTACGACAGCAACGAAACCCTCGACGGTAAGTTGATGACCGGCAAATCCGGCTACGACGTGGTGTTCCCGTCCAACCATTTCATGGCTCGGCAGATCCAGGGCGGCGCCCTGAAAAAACTCGACAAGAGCCAGTTGCCGAACTGGAAAAACCTCAACCCGGTGCTGCTCAAGGCCCTGGAAAACAACGACCCAGGCAACACGCACGGTTTCCCGTACCTGTGGGGCAGCACCGGCATCGGCTACAACATCGACAAGGTCAAGGCGGTGCTGGGCGACAACGCGCCGGTGGATTCCTGGGACCTGATCTTCAAGCCGGAAAACATGGCCAAGCTGCAAAAGTGCGGGGTGGCGATCCTCGACAACGGCCCGGAATTGCTGCCGGCAGCGCTGAACTACCTGGGCTTGCCGCACCACAGCAAGAAGGCCGAGGACTACAAAAAGGCTGAAGATTTGCTGATGAAAGTACGGCCATACGTGGCGTACTTCCATTCCTCGAAATACACCGCCGACCTGGCTAACGGCGACATCTGCGTAGCCGTCGGCTTCTCCGGCGACATCCTGCAGGCCGAGAGCCGCGCCAAGGAAGCCAAGAACGGTGTGAACATCGGCTACAACATTCCCAAGGAAGGCGCCGCGATCTGGTTCGACATGGTCGCCATGCCCGCCGATGCGCCTAACGAAAAAGCCGGCTATGCGTTCATGAACTACCTGCTGCGCCCGGACGTGATGGCCAGCATCACCAACTACGTGCACTACGCCAACGGCAACGCCGCGGCCGACAGCCTGGTGGACCCGGCGATCATGTCCGACACCAAGGTGTACCCAACGCCTGCAATGATGGGCAAATTGTTTGCGCTGGAGGCGATGCCGCTGAACATCGACCGGATTCGTACGCGGGTGTGGAACACCATTCGTACCGGGCGATAG
- a CDS encoding cupin domain-containing protein codes for MSITQFKDALNAHLPDSSSVAVPLGEPIAVASTLSVERNDGVETGIWACTPGRWRRQIKSQEFCHFIQGRCTFTPDNGEIVHLQAGDALMLPANSTGIWDIQETVRKTYVLIL; via the coding sequence ATGAGCATCACTCAATTTAAAGACGCGCTGAACGCCCACTTGCCGGATTCGTCATCGGTGGCCGTGCCCTTGGGCGAGCCCATCGCCGTGGCCTCGACCCTGAGCGTGGAGCGCAACGACGGCGTCGAAACCGGTATCTGGGCATGCACCCCAGGCCGCTGGCGTCGGCAGATCAAATCCCAGGAGTTTTGCCACTTTATCCAGGGCCGCTGCACCTTCACCCCTGACAACGGTGAAATCGTCCACCTACAAGCCGGTGATGCACTGATGTTGCCGGCCAACAGCACTGGCATCTGGGACATCCAGGAGACCGTGCGCAAGACCTACGTATTGATTCTGTAA
- a CDS encoding type I secretion system permease/ATPase encodes MAKSHAVAPLFRALGEYKSILISIGFFTALINLLMLVPSIYMLQVYDRVLSSQNETTLVMLTLMVVGFFAFIGTLEVIRSFIVIRIGSQLERRFNLRVYKAAFERNLQRGQGHAGQSLGDLTAIRQFITGPALFAFFDAPWFPIYLFVIFLFNVWLGVLATAGAVLLIALACLNEYLTKKPLGEASGFSQQSTQLATSHLHNAETIQAMGMLGALRKRWFVVHSQFLGYQNKASDTGSVITSLSKSLRLCLQSLVLGLGAFLVIKGEMTAGMMIAGSILMGRVLSPIDQLIAVWKQWSSAKLAYQRLDELLREFPPEVEHMALPAPKGQVSFEQVSAGPPGRRMATLHQVSFSLGAGEVLGVLGASGSGKSTLARVLVGVWPTLAGTVRLDGADIHRWDRDDLGPHIGYLPQDIELFSGSIADNIARFRDADPQLVVQAAQQAGVHELILRLPQGYDTVLGDNGGGLSGGQKQRVALARALYGGPRLIVLDEPNSNLDTVGEAALASAIVQMKAQGSSVVLVTHRSSALAQADKLLVLSEGHLQAFGPSQEVLRALSGQQQEAPREKAGVSLSRQYQAGRNPGA; translated from the coding sequence ATGGCGAAGTCCCATGCGGTTGCGCCCTTATTCAGGGCGTTGGGTGAATACAAGAGTATTTTGATCAGTATCGGCTTTTTCACCGCATTGATTAACCTGTTGATGCTGGTGCCGTCGATTTACATGCTGCAAGTGTATGACCGTGTGTTGTCCTCCCAGAATGAAACCACCCTGGTGATGTTGACGCTGATGGTCGTGGGCTTCTTCGCGTTTATCGGCACGCTGGAAGTCATTCGCAGTTTTATCGTGATCCGCATCGGCAGCCAGCTGGAGCGGCGTTTCAACTTGCGCGTCTACAAAGCCGCGTTTGAACGCAACCTGCAACGTGGCCAGGGGCACGCCGGGCAATCGCTGGGCGACCTCACCGCGATCCGCCAATTCATCACGGGACCTGCGCTGTTCGCGTTTTTTGATGCGCCGTGGTTTCCCATCTACCTGTTTGTGATTTTTCTCTTCAACGTGTGGCTCGGCGTGCTGGCCACGGCGGGTGCGGTGCTGCTGATCGCGCTGGCCTGCCTGAATGAATACCTGACCAAAAAGCCGTTGGGCGAGGCGAGCGGGTTTTCCCAGCAGTCGACCCAGTTGGCCACCAGCCATCTGCACAACGCCGAGACGATCCAGGCCATGGGCATGCTCGGCGCGTTGCGCAAGCGCTGGTTCGTGGTGCACTCGCAATTTCTCGGCTATCAGAACAAGGCCAGCGACACCGGTTCGGTGATCACCTCGCTGAGCAAATCCTTGCGCCTGTGCCTGCAATCGTTGGTGCTGGGCCTGGGTGCCTTCCTGGTGATCAAGGGCGAAATGACCGCCGGGATGATGATCGCCGGCTCCATCCTCATGGGCCGCGTGCTCAGCCCCATCGACCAGTTGATTGCGGTGTGGAAGCAGTGGAGTTCGGCCAAGTTGGCGTACCAGCGGCTCGACGAATTGCTGCGTGAATTCCCGCCGGAAGTCGAACACATGGCGCTGCCTGCGCCCAAGGGCCAGGTCAGTTTCGAACAGGTCAGCGCGGGCCCACCTGGGCGGCGCATGGCGACCTTGCATCAGGTCAGCTTCAGCCTCGGCGCGGGCGAAGTGCTTGGCGTGCTCGGCGCGTCGGGCTCGGGTAAATCCACCCTGGCCCGCGTGCTGGTAGGCGTGTGGCCAACCCTGGCCGGCACCGTGCGCCTGGACGGTGCGGACATTCACCGCTGGGACCGTGATGACCTCGGCCCGCATATCGGCTACTTGCCCCAGGACATCGAACTGTTCAGCGGCAGCATCGCCGACAACATTGCGCGGTTTCGCGACGCCGACCCGCAGCTTGTGGTGCAAGCGGCGCAACAGGCCGGTGTGCATGAACTGATCCTGCGCCTGCCGCAAGGCTACGACACTGTGCTGGGCGACAACGGCGGCGGCCTGTCCGGCGGCCAGAAGCAACGCGTGGCCCTGGCTCGCGCGCTGTACGGCGGCCCGCGCTTGATTGTGCTGGATGAGCCCAACTCCAACCTCGACACCGTCGGCGAAGCCGCATTGGCCAGCGCCATCGTGCAGATGAAAGCCCAGGGCAGCAGCGTGGTGCTGGTCACGCACCGTTCCTCGGCACTGGCCCAGGCCGACAAGTTGCTGGTGCTCAGCGAAGGCCACTTGCAGGCCTTCGGCCCAAGCCAAGAAGTGCTGCGCGCGTTGTCGGGCCAGCAGCAGGAAGCACCACGAGAAAAGGCCGGTGTGAGCCTTAGCCGTCAGTACCAAGCCGGAAGGAATCCAGGCGCATGA
- a CDS encoding HlyD family type I secretion periplasmic adaptor subunit, giving the protein MSSLTVEPRFEQRDAGFFVKMGWLLTIVGAGGFFLWASLAPLDQGIPVQGTVVVSGKRKAVQTFSPGVVSRILVKEGEWVKQGQPLFRLDQTQNQADVQSLQAQYRMAWASVARWQSERDNHSSITFPAELSANPEPALALVLEGQRQLFSSRREAFSREQAGIRANIDGATSQLNGMRRARSDLAAQAQSLRDQLANLQPLADNGYIPRNRLLDYQRQLSQVQQDLAQNAGESGRVEQGILESRLKLQQHSEEYQKEVRSQLADAQLRSLTLEQQLTSAGFDLQHSEINAPADGIAVNLSVHTEGAVVRAGETLLEIVPQGTRLEVEGHLPVHLVDKVGTHLPVDILFTAFNQSRTPRVPGEVSLISADQMLDEKTGQPYYVLRTTVSEAALEKLHGLVIKPGMPAEMFVRTGERSLLNYLFKPLLDRAGSALTEE; this is encoded by the coding sequence ATGAGCAGCCTTACTGTTGAGCCTCGTTTTGAACAACGCGACGCCGGTTTTTTCGTAAAAATGGGCTGGCTGCTGACCATTGTCGGCGCCGGCGGCTTCTTTCTCTGGGCCAGCCTGGCCCCGTTGGACCAAGGCATCCCGGTGCAGGGCACGGTGGTGGTGTCGGGCAAGCGCAAGGCCGTGCAAACCTTCAGCCCCGGCGTGGTCAGCCGGATCCTGGTGAAGGAGGGCGAGTGGGTCAAACAGGGCCAGCCGCTGTTTCGCCTCGACCAGACCCAGAACCAGGCCGATGTGCAATCGCTGCAAGCCCAGTACCGCATGGCCTGGGCCAGCGTGGCGCGCTGGCAGAGCGAGCGCGACAACCATTCCAGCATCACCTTTCCGGCCGAACTGAGCGCCAACCCCGAGCCGGCCCTGGCCCTGGTACTTGAAGGCCAGCGCCAACTGTTCAGCAGCCGCCGCGAGGCGTTTTCCCGTGAACAAGCCGGGATTCGCGCGAATATCGACGGCGCCACGTCGCAACTCAATGGCATGCGCCGCGCCCGCAGTGACTTGGCCGCCCAGGCCCAATCCCTGCGCGATCAACTGGCCAACCTGCAGCCCTTGGCCGACAACGGCTATATCCCGCGCAATCGCTTGCTTGATTACCAGCGCCAACTGTCCCAGGTGCAACAGGACCTGGCGCAGAACGCCGGTGAAAGCGGCCGCGTGGAGCAGGGCATCCTTGAATCACGCCTCAAGCTGCAGCAGCACAGCGAGGAGTATCAGAAGGAAGTGCGCAGCCAACTGGCCGACGCGCAACTGCGTAGTTTGACCCTGGAGCAGCAACTGACTTCGGCCGGTTTCGACCTGCAGCACAGTGAAATCAACGCGCCGGCCGATGGCATTGCGGTCAACCTCAGCGTGCACACCGAAGGCGCCGTGGTGCGTGCGGGTGAAACCCTGCTGGAAATCGTGCCCCAGGGCACGCGCCTGGAAGTCGAAGGGCATTTGCCCGTGCACCTGGTGGACAAGGTCGGCACGCACCTGCCGGTGGATATCCTCTTCACCGCCTTCAACCAGAGCCGCACGCCGCGTGTACCAGGCGAGGTCAGCCTGATTTCCGCTGACCAGATGCTCGATGAAAAAACCGGCCAGCCGTACTACGTGCTGCGCACCACGGTCAGCGAGGCCGCACTGGAAAAACTCCACGGCCTGGTGATCAAGCCGGGCATGCCCGCCGAGATGTTCGTGCGCACCGGCGAGCGCTCGTTGCTCAATTACCTGTTCAAGCCGCTGCTCGATCGCGCCGGCTCCGCGTTGACTGAGGAATGA
- a CDS encoding DmpA family aminopeptidase, with the protein MRARQMGITLGLGTPGELNAITDVPGVRVGHSTLKTRIDGKQVRTGVTLVQPRAGEARQQPCFAGYHVLNGNGDATGLEWISEAGLLTTPVAITNTHSIGIVRDTLIALERERLADPAVYWCMPVVMETYDGLLNDIWGQHVKPEHVRQALDNAESGPVQEGAVGGGTGMICHEFKGGIGTASRCLPAAQGGWTVGVLVQANHGKRQELRVDGYPVGRHLMEIPSPFAERGTPGMGSIVVIIATDAPLLPHQCQRLAQRAAIGIARTGGGTEDSSGDLFLAFATGNQNLPPADYGRKGLPLSTALQMVNNDHISPLFSAAAEAVEEAIINAILAGEAMSTDEGVKVPGLASETLLAALHKSGWSVAR; encoded by the coding sequence ATGCGCGCACGTCAAATGGGCATCACGTTGGGGCTGGGCACGCCCGGCGAATTGAATGCCATCACCGATGTTCCCGGTGTCCGGGTCGGCCACAGTACGCTCAAGACGCGTATCGACGGCAAACAGGTGCGCACCGGCGTCACGCTGGTGCAGCCGCGCGCGGGTGAGGCGCGCCAGCAGCCGTGTTTTGCCGGCTACCACGTACTCAATGGCAACGGCGATGCCACCGGCCTTGAGTGGATCAGCGAGGCGGGGCTGCTGACCACGCCGGTGGCGATCACCAACACCCACAGCATCGGTATTGTGCGTGACACCTTGATCGCCCTGGAGCGCGAGCGCCTGGCGGACCCGGCGGTGTATTGGTGCATGCCGGTGGTGATGGAAACCTATGACGGCCTGCTCAACGATATCTGGGGCCAGCACGTCAAGCCTGAGCATGTGCGCCAGGCACTGGACAATGCCGAAAGCGGGCCGGTGCAGGAGGGCGCGGTGGGCGGTGGCACCGGGATGATCTGCCATGAGTTCAAGGGCGGCATCGGCACCGCGTCGCGGTGCTTGCCAGCCGCGCAGGGCGGCTGGACCGTCGGCGTGCTGGTGCAGGCCAACCATGGCAAGCGCCAGGAGCTGCGGGTCGATGGCTACCCAGTGGGCCGCCATTTGATGGAGATTCCTTCACCGTTTGCCGAGCGCGGTACGCCGGGCATGGGCTCGATTGTGGTGATCATCGCCACCGACGCACCGTTATTGCCGCACCAGTGCCAGCGCCTGGCGCAGCGCGCCGCCATTGGCATTGCGCGCACGGGTGGCGGCACCGAGGATTCCAGCGGCGATCTGTTCCTGGCGTTCGCCACCGGCAACCAGAACCTGCCACCGGCGGATTACGGGCGCAAAGGCTTGCCGTTGAGCACCGCGTTGCAGATGGTCAATAACGACCATATTTCGCCGCTGTTCAGCGCGGCGGCGGAGGCGGTGGAGGAGGCGATCATCAACGCCATACTGGCCGGCGAGGCCATGAGCACCGACGAAGGCGTCAAGGTGCCGGGGCTTGCGAGCGAGACATTATTAGCGGCATTACACAAGAGCGGCTGGAGTGTGGCCCGGTAA
- a CDS encoding helix-turn-helix transcriptional regulator: MSLFSEVGMHAGLGRTVAHIGTERFWKQLVLLLHQCLPFDNALAIFYPLDGPPQALEEYDAQPSSKPASMLVYLNGLYLLDPFYQACREGYASGVYRLEEVAPDHFRQSEYFLNYFHDNVLEDEVQFILQLPGTGTLSLSLGMQRRFSCEHTGLMTTLAAWVLPLMQQHWQQSTQRAPAMDSQIRDALSHFGSGVLSDRELEVARLVLRGFSSKAMAERLKISPDTVKVHRRHLYAKLDISSQPELFSLFIQSLGHDLENP; the protein is encoded by the coding sequence ATGAGCCTGTTCAGTGAGGTCGGCATGCACGCGGGCCTGGGCCGCACCGTCGCGCACATCGGCACCGAACGGTTCTGGAAGCAGTTGGTGCTGTTGCTGCACCAATGCCTGCCGTTCGATAACGCCCTGGCGATTTTCTACCCGCTGGATGGCCCGCCCCAGGCCTTGGAAGAGTACGACGCCCAGCCCAGCAGCAAACCAGCGTCGATGCTGGTGTACCTCAATGGCTTGTATTTGCTCGACCCGTTTTACCAGGCTTGCCGCGAGGGCTATGCCAGTGGCGTGTACCGCCTGGAGGAAGTGGCGCCGGACCACTTTCGCCAAAGTGAGTACTTCCTCAACTACTTCCACGACAACGTGCTGGAAGACGAGGTGCAGTTCATTCTGCAATTGCCGGGTACGGGGACCTTGTCATTGTCGCTGGGCATGCAGCGCCGCTTCAGCTGTGAACACACCGGGCTGATGACCACGCTGGCGGCGTGGGTGCTGCCGTTGATGCAGCAGCATTGGCAGCAAAGCACCCAACGCGCACCGGCCATGGACAGCCAGATCCGCGATGCGCTGAGCCATTTCGGCAGCGGCGTGCTCTCGGACCGCGAACTGGAAGTCGCACGGCTGGTGCTGCGCGGGTTCTCGTCCAAGGCCATGGCTGAACGCCTGAAGATCTCGCCGGACACGGTGAAGGTGCACCGGCGGCATCTGTACGCGAAGCTGGATATTTCGTCACAGCCGGAGCTGTTTTCGTTGTTTATCCAGTCGTTGGGGCATGATTTGGAAAATCCCTGA
- a CDS encoding NAD(P)/FAD-dependent oxidoreductase, whose product MPAWRNISLWMDQLDDPLVARPSLTHDLDVNVAIIGAGYTGLWTAYYLKRQAPELNIAIIEAQTAGFGASGRNGGWLMGNLLGEDRLLAGLSPQQRRASFDLLHGIPDEVAQVLAREGIDCDYRKGGALYCAARYPEQEGSLRRYLDKLHAQGLTEDDYRWLSPQQLAEQIRIAKPYGGIYAPHVATINPAKLVRGLARVVESMGVTIYENSPVTHWQSGSLRTAKACVRAAWVVPAVEGYATTLPPLGRYQLPVQSLIVATEPLPASTWDEIGLSHGQAFGESSRQVTYGQRSADNRLVFGARGGYQFAGKLRHNFDLTDSEVQLRRYLFGELFPQLKNVKITHSWGGNLGMSRNFRPHMLCDHKTGIALSGGYGGEGVGATNLGGRTLADLILGLDTPLTTQPWVIRERGLDALKAWEPEPCRWLGYNAIIRSFVHEDQVLANPNTAPWRRTLATGVAGFMEGFMH is encoded by the coding sequence TGGACCGCCTATTACCTGAAACGCCAGGCGCCCGAGCTGAACATCGCGATTATCGAAGCACAGACCGCAGGTTTCGGCGCCTCTGGCCGTAACGGCGGCTGGCTGATGGGTAATTTGCTCGGCGAAGACCGGCTGTTGGCCGGCCTCTCGCCGCAACAGCGCCGCGCCTCCTTTGACCTGCTGCACGGTATTCCCGATGAAGTTGCGCAGGTGTTGGCCCGCGAGGGCATCGACTGCGATTACCGCAAGGGCGGCGCGTTGTATTGCGCTGCGCGCTATCCCGAGCAGGAAGGCAGCCTGCGCCGCTACCTCGACAAACTCCATGCCCAAGGCCTGACCGAAGACGATTACCGCTGGCTGAGCCCGCAACAGCTGGCCGAACAGATCCGCATCGCCAAGCCTTATGGCGGTATCTATGCACCCCACGTCGCGACCATCAACCCGGCCAAGTTGGTGCGCGGCCTGGCGCGCGTGGTGGAGAGCATGGGGGTCACGATCTACGAAAACAGCCCGGTCACCCACTGGCAGTCTGGCAGCCTGCGCACTGCCAAAGCCTGTGTGCGCGCCGCTTGGGTGGTGCCGGCGGTCGAGGGTTATGCCACGACGTTGCCGCCTTTGGGGCGCTACCAGTTGCCGGTACAGAGCCTGATTGTGGCCACCGAGCCGCTGCCGGCCAGTACCTGGGACGAAATCGGCCTGAGCCACGGTCAGGCGTTCGGCGAAAGCAGTCGCCAGGTCACCTACGGCCAGCGTTCAGCCGACAATCGCCTGGTGTTCGGCGCGCGTGGCGGCTATCAGTTCGCCGGAAAGCTGCGCCACAACTTCGACCTGACTGACAGCGAAGTGCAGCTGCGTCGCTACCTGTTCGGCGAACTCTTCCCACAGCTGAAAAACGTGAAGATTACCCACTCCTGGGGCGGCAACCTCGGCATGTCGCGCAACTTCCGCCCACACATGCTCTGCGACCACAAGACCGGCATCGCGTTGTCCGGCGGTTACGGCGGGGAGGGCGTAGGCGCCACCAACCTGGGTGGCCGCACCCTGGCCGATCTGATTTTGGGTCTCGACACGCCACTGACCACCCAGCCCTGGGTGATCCGCGAGCGTGGCCTGGACGCGCTCAAGGCCTGGGAGCCTGAGCCCTGCCGCTGGCTGGGCTACAACGCGATCATTCGCAGCTTTGTCCATGAAGACCAGGTGTTGGCCAACCCCAACACCGCGCCTTGGCGCCGCACGTTGGCGACCGGCGTGGCTGGGTTCATGGAAGGTTTCATGCACTAA